One part of the Lycium ferocissimum isolate CSIRO_LF1 chromosome 8, AGI_CSIRO_Lferr_CH_V1, whole genome shotgun sequence genome encodes these proteins:
- the LOC132066419 gene encoding NAC domain-containing protein 78-like, which translates to MENLKDGFRFRPTDAQALIFLLRFIAGEVMNDSGFVTTNVDVYGKQEPWDIYSHGVPCDNDEGDNNDCTHNRFFITKLKKKNKSKYNRNVGNKGSWKQQDKGKPVKYSSVTIGCKKSMSYVNKNYNRKNGHWLMNEYELSSAILEKFNEDCRDYVLCAIKKRPVTTSSPSETTSTVTFLNNLPAEIHQVISNSSRNLQHSTMAFLNFQESAESNSTDKPLQVYDAGDYSLGVVESHEWGNNDLEELHGMMLHQDDMNMVDPLLAAEASYTAMLNFVTDILLDSDDIEQILQTTFY; encoded by the coding sequence ATGGAGAATCTTAAAGATGGTTTCCGTTTTCGTCCGACAGATGCACAAGCGCTTATTTTCTTGTTGAGATTCATTGCTGGAGAAGTGATGAATGATTCTGGATTTGTCACCACTAACGTTGATGTGTATGGCAAACAAGAACCGTGGGATATTTACAGTCATGGAGTACCCTGCGATAATGATGAAGGGGACAACAACGATTGCACTCATAATCGCTTCTTCATCACAAAGCTCAAGAAGAAAAACAAGTCCAAGTATAATCGCAATGTTGGAAACAAAGGCAGTTGGAAACAACAAGACAAGGGCAAACCAGTTAAATACTCATCGGTAACTATTGGATGCAAGAAGAGCATGTCTTACGTGAATAAGAATTATAATCGGAAAAATGGGCATTGGCTTATGAATGAGTACGAACTCTCTAGTGCTATTCTTGAGAAATTCAATGAGGATTGCAGAGATTATGTGCTCTGTGCCATCAAGAAGAGGCCCGTTACTACTTCTTCTCCTTCCGAGACTACTTCCACAGTCACATTCTTGAATAATTTACCTGCCGAAATTCATCAAGTAATTAGTAATTCAAGCAGGAATTTGCAACACTCCACCAtggctttcttgaattttcaagaatCTGCGGAATCAAATAGTACCGATAAGCCATTACAAGTATATGATGCAGGGGACTATTCATTAGGTGTTGTTGAGTCGCATGAATGGGGCAACAATGACTTAGAAGAATTACACGGGATGATGTTACACCAGGACGACATGAATATGGTTGATCCATTATTAGCAGCAGAGGCTTCTTACACCGCCATGCTCAATTTTGTGACTGACATCCTACTGGACTCGGATGACATAGAGCAGATATTACAAACGACATTTTACTGA